From Caminibacter mediatlanticus TB-2, the proteins below share one genomic window:
- the cas1b gene encoding type I-B CRISPR-associated endonuclease Cas1b, which translates to MKTKYIFSTGEIKRKDNSIAFKNHKGWNYIPIENVREIYFLNEVSFNSKFLDFIARAGIVLHFFNYYGYYSGSFYPKEHLVSGNLTIKQALAFEKRRLEFARNIVKVIAFNIYEVLYHYYRHDKKELKPYLEYLKKVPVYLEKAQKIEKILFVEGSIWNEFYDSFKYFLPSDFILNKRVKRPPNNPINALISFGNSLLYTKTITAIYHTHLNQTISFLHSPQEARFSLSLDLSEAFKPIIVFRTIFDLVNRKKLQVTKHFEKKLNYALLNEEGKKIFITAFEERINEKFMHKSLNRMVSFQTAIKLDGYKLIKAIINDTEFMPFLIKEKR; encoded by the coding sequence ATGAAAACAAAATATATCTTCTCAACTGGTGAGATTAAAAGAAAAGATAACTCAATTGCATTTAAAAATCATAAAGGTTGGAATTATATTCCAATTGAAAATGTAAGAGAAATTTATTTTTTAAATGAAGTTAGTTTTAATTCAAAATTTTTAGATTTTATTGCAAGGGCTGGTATAGTTTTACATTTTTTTAATTATTATGGGTATTATAGTGGAAGTTTTTATCCAAAAGAGCATTTAGTAAGCGGTAATTTAACTATAAAACAAGCTTTAGCTTTTGAGAAAAGAAGATTAGAATTTGCGAGAAATATTGTAAAAGTAATTGCATTTAACATATATGAAGTTTTATATCACTATTACAGACACGATAAAAAAGAGTTAAAGCCATATTTAGAGTATTTAAAAAAAGTGCCTGTATATTTAGAAAAAGCTCAAAAAATTGAAAAAATTTTATTTGTAGAAGGGAGTATTTGGAATGAGTTTTATGATAGTTTTAAGTATTTTTTACCAAGTGATTTTATACTTAATAAAAGAGTAAAAAGACCACCTAATAATCCAATAAATGCACTTATTAGTTTTGGAAATTCACTTCTTTATACTAAAACAATAACTGCGATATATCACACGCATTTAAATCAAACTATTAGTTTTCTTCATTCTCCACAAGAAGCAAGATTTTCTTTGAGTTTAGATTTAAGTGAAGCATTTAAGCCAATTATTGTTTTTAGAACAATTTTTGATTTAGTAAATAGAAAAAAACTTCAAGTAACAAAACATTTTGAGAAAAAATTAAATTATGCTCTTTTAAATGAAGAAGGTAAAAAGATTTTTATTACAGCTTTTGAAGAGAGAATAAATGAGAAATTTATGCATAAGTCTTTAAATAGAATGGT